AGTATAACACCCCTAGTAGATGAGAGTAGCATAAGGCTTTCTATTAATTTAAACCGACCTATAAGAAATAGCCAAGAAGACAGAAAAATGCAGCAGAAATTTTTTAAGGTAGATATCTATGACCATGGTAAAAGAATATATTCTATAATTGATGACAAGCCAACTTTGGATATTCCTATGAAGAATTTTACATTTTGGAGTCCGGAAAATCCTTATCTATACGATATGGTAATTAGGGCAGGAGAAGATGTAGTTGAAAGCTATTTTGCCATGCGCAAGGTGGAGATAAAAGAGGATGAAGAGGGTGTTCCTAGGATTTATTTAAATAATAAGCCATATTTTCAAAATGGACTTTTAGATCAGGGATATTGGCCCGACGGCCTTTATACAGCTCCCAGTGATGAAGCTATGATTTTTGATATAGAACAGGCCAAGGCTCTTGGATTTAATATGCTTAGAAAGCATCTTAAGATTGAACCATTACGGTGGTATTATCATTGTGACCGCTTGGGAATGTTGGTATGGCAGGATATGGTCAACGGAGGGGGAAGATACAATAAGCTATTGGTAGGATATCTTCCTACAGTCTTTCCAAAGGTTCAGAGTTTAATAAAAGACAGGTGCTACTTTTTATTTGGCAGGACCAGTAAAAAGGGACGACTAGAGTGGATAGAAGAATGTGAGGAAACCATAAAGCACCTTTATAACAATCCCTCCATAGTAACTTGGGTTCCCTTTAATGAAGCTTGGGGGCAGTTTGATGCCAATAAGATATGCCAGTTAATCAGATCTGTGGATAATAGCAGATTAATTGACCATGCAAGTGGATGGTATGATCAAAAAGGGGGAGATTTTAAAAGCATACATAATTATTTTCATCCCCTAAAATATAAAAAAGATAAGTATAATAGAGCAGTAGTCTTATCGGAATTTGGCGGATACGCCTGCTATATTAGAAAACACTCATATTCCCCCATGGTATATGGGTATAGGATTTATACCGATACCAATAGTTTGGAAGAAGCAGTAAAAAAGCTTTATAAGGAGGATATAGAAAGGCTTAAAAAAGAAGGTTTATCTGCTGCCGTATATACACAGCTTTCTGATGTGGAAGATGAGGTCAATGGACTTTTCACCTATGACAGAAAAGTATGTAAAGTAACCAAGCCATTAATCTGATAATATATTAAGGCAATATAAATGAGCCATATTTGCATCTGATATACAAGTATGGCTCATATTATTATGCTACAAATAGCTTATATTTAAGAATTTAAGCTATAAGATCTTCAATATCTTCACCGGTTAGGCTTTCTTTTATTAAAAGCTCTCTAGCTATATTTTTAAGAGCATAGATATTTTGGCTTAATAGTTCTTTGGTTTCTTCATATAAGGTATTTATAATGGATCTGCATTTTTCTAAAAGCTCTTGGTCTATTCCCTCTTGAAGAATATAGGTGCTAAACAGTCCCATATCCGGATCCATGCCGAATTTGTTAGTATAATCTACTACCAAGGAAGAAGCTTTTTGGATATCATTGCCGGCTCCGGTGGTTATCTCTTGGCTGCCAAATATTAATTCTTCTGCAGCCCTTCCTGCTAAAAGCATTTTAATATTTGCCAAAATTTGTCTTTGGCTTTGATACATACTATCCTTGGGAATGCTTAGGTTAAAGCCCCCGGCACCTTTTACACTGGGAATAATGGTTACTTTAGAAATATAATTTTCCGGAAGTAAAAGTTTGGTTGCAAGGGCATGTCCTGCTTCATGGTATGCTGTGATTTCCCTTTCCCGGTAAGAGATGTAGCTTAAATCTGTCTTAGGAGCTCCGGCAAGGACAGTGTAAAATGCCCTGTCTATATGGCTTTGACTAATTACTTTCTTTTGCTGCTTGGCAGCTAATATTGCTGCTTCGTTGATAAGATTTTCCAGCATGGCTCCTGAAAATCCCACTGTGGACTTTGCCAGGGCTTTAAGATCTACATCATCAGATAAGGGCTTATTCTTTGTATGAAGTTCTAATATTTTCTTTCTGGAGTTTATATCCGGTAGTCCAATCTCTATCTGTCTGTCAAAACGTCCGGGACGAAGCAGGGCCTCATCTAGTGTATCTAACCTGTTAGTGGCACCGATTACTACAATACCTTGATTGTCATGAAAACCTGACATTTCTGTAAGTAAAGCATTTAAGGTCTGGTCCCTTTCGTCATTACTGGCAGAGCTGTTACGGGCCCTTTTTTTGCCTATGGCATCAATTTCATCTATAAAAATCACTGCTTTTTCATGTTTTTTTGCCTTATTAAAAAGGGTTCGAATACGGCTTGCACCGACACCTACATACATTTGCACAAAATCTGAACCGCTCATGGCATAAAAGGGAACATCTGCTTCTCCTGCTATAGCCTTGGCCATCAGTGTTTTTCCCGTTCCGGGAGGGCCGTAGAATAAAAGACCTTTGGGCATACGGGCACCAACTTGGCTGTATAAGGATGGGTTTTTTATAAAACCGATTATATCTTCTACCATGGATTTGGCTTCCACATTGCCTGCCACAGAATCAAGGGTGATTTTTTTATCTTCCTTATCTTTTTTATTGGCCTTGCTAATGAGATTCTTACTTGAATTTCCACCACGGGTATAATATATAATGGCAAAGGCGATTATGGCCACAAAAAACACACCAAAGAAGCCAGTAGCATTATTATTTTTATGGGATACTTTTATATTATTTAACAAAAGAAATTCGACAAAATTCTCTGATTTAGGATTTGTAACCTCATATTTTCTATTAGCTTCTTCCTTAAGATAGGCTTCAAAGTTAGCTCCTTCTTCACTATAGATAACTTCTTGGACCTGTCCATTATTTACAGCTTCTAAAAAAGCAGGATAAGAAAGTTCTTTTTTTGGTTTATTTATGCTATAAATACCTGCTACTATAAGGGCAAGAAGCAAAATAGACATTACAGGAATCATTATTTTTCTCATTTTGCAGCCTCCGGTCGTTTATGTATTACAATATTCAACATTAATTGTAACATTTTTTAAGTAATTTTCCATAATCAATATATGGTAATAGGTAAGCTATAAGGGTGCCTATTTGTTTTCATGTATTTAAATAAGGGCTGCATATATTAGAGTAAAGTATATTATGGGGATAAAAAACTTTGATGGATAGCGGTATTGTTGATAATCAACTTAATCTTGCTTTGGATGTACCGGAGGATGTGAGAGAAAGAACACTGGATTTGGATGTAGGATATGAGCCTCAGACCAATACCTGGGAGTTGATTATAAAATATAGCGGCAGTCTTGATAGGATAAGAGAAGATTTGGATATAGCTGTAGTGGAGTTATCCGGGGGTTATGCCATTATTACCATAGCAGAAAATTTAATAGATAGGCTGCTTAATTATGAAGAAATTGAATTTATCGAAAAACCAAAAAGGCTCTTTTATGAGGTAGATGAAGGAAGAGCAGCTTCTTGCATTAATCCGATTCAATTATCCCCTTATAATTTATTTGGCAGGGGGGTTTTGGTAGCAATCCTTGATTCAGGTATTGATTATTCCCATCCGGATTTTAGAAATGAAGACGGTACCACAAGGATAGTAGCCCTCTGGGATCAAACCATACCTGGAAATCCGCCGGAAGGGTTTAGAATAGGTAGCTTGTATACCAGGGAACAGATTAATGAAGCCCTAACCTTTCCCATGCCTCAGAGACTGGATATAGTCCCCAGTACAGATCTTTCCGGCCATGGAACCCATGTAGCCGGGATAGCCGCGGGAAACGGTAGGGCCAGTAACGGCCGTTATAGAGGGGTTGCCTCTGAAAGTGAACTTTTGGTGGTAAAACTAGGGGAATCTATTAGTGGTTCATTTCCCAGAACCACTCAACTAATGGAAGCACTAGACTTTGTAGTACAATATGCCATAGACTTAAATAGGCCCTTAGCGGTTAATATAAGCTTTGGTAATAATTATGGATCTCATACGGGCAGGTCTTTACTTGAGAGTTTTATAAATGATATTTCTAATAGGGGCAGGACCAGTATAGTTGTGGGAACAGGTAATGAAGGAGCACAAGGAAATCATGCTTGGGGAATACTGCAGATGGGGGTAGTAGAAACGGTTGCTTTTGCCGTCAGTGAATTTGAGTTTTCACTAAATCTACAGATATGGAAGAATTATTATGATCATTTTGATATTTCAATTATTGCCCCTAATGGGGTAAGAGTAGGACCGATACCAAGGCGACTTGGTACTCAGCAATTTAGGGTTGCCCAGACAGAAATTTTATTATACTATGGGGAACCTACTCCATATAATCCCCAGCAGGAGATTTATATAGAATTTATACCTATGCAAGATTTTATAAATTCCGGAGTATGGATGATTGAATTAGTTCCAAGAAGAATTATAGTCGGTAATTATGATATGTGGCTGCCATCCGGAGGGGCTAAAAATCCTGCAACGAGATTCTTGGTTTCTTCGGAATTTACGACTCTTACAATTCCCTCTACCGCTTACAGAGTCATATCTGTAGGGGCATATAATGCCTATACCGAAAGTCTGGCCCCCTTTTCCGGAAGAGGCTATACCAGAGATATGCAGATAAAACCGGATATTGTAGCTCCCGGTGTTAATATTAATTCCTGTGCTCCCGGGGGTGGTTATGCGATTCGTTCGGGAACATCCATGGCAACCCCTTTTGTAACCGGAAGTGCTGCTTTACTTATGGAATGGGGAATAGTTAGAGGCAATGATTTATACCTTTACGGAGAAAAATTAAAATCATATCTTATAGACGGAGCCAGACAGCTAAGGATTGAAAATGTTTACCCCAACCGTACTTTAGGTTACGGAGCCCTATGTCTTGAAAATACATTTAGAAATATTATTTAATTTATAATAAAGAAAAAAGGGGTGCAGCTATATTTCTTCTTAATAAGATAATATGGCTGCACCTTTTATGTGAATATATATTGATTTATTCTTGATTATTTTGTCCTTTGCTTTTTGTTGAACTTTCGCCTATTTTGGCCATAAGCATAACAATTAAGGTGAGTAAAATAATAACCACGAAGATACTGGCCATTCCTTTACCCATTATTTCTAAAGCATACATAACATTCTCGCCCATAGTAACTCCTTTCTTATGCCATGTTCTGCAAAATTGCATTAACTATTTTAATGATTACACCACCTGCCACAACAGAAGCAATTTGTCCGGATACGTTAGCACTAATGGCATGCATTAAAAGGTGATTGGAGGGATCTTCTTTAAGCCCCATTTTCTGAACAACCCTTGCTGACATGGGGAAGGCGGAGATACCGGCAGCTCCAACCATGGGGTTGATCTTTTTGTCTTTTTTTAAGAATAGGTTAAGGATTTTAGCAAATAATACGCCACCTATTGTATCAAATATAAAGGCAAGTAGTCCCAGACCCATAATCATTAAAGTTTTATAGTTAACGAATTGATCTGCCTGCATACTAAATGAAATGGTTATACCAAGCAAGAGGGTAATTAAATTAGCTAAAGTATTCTGTGCAGTTTCGGATAAAGCGTTTAAAACTCCACATTCACGAATTAGGTTACCGAACATTAAAAAGCCAACCAAGGCAACAGATGAAGGAGCTATAAGTCCTGCTATAAAGGTAACAATAATGGGGAATAGAATTCTAGTAGTTCTGGTGACGGATTTTGGATTGTATTCCATACGGATTAGACGTTCCTTCTTTGTAGTAACCAGTTTAATGGCAAAAGGTTGTACTATAGGAACTAATGCCATATAGGAATAAGCCGCCACGGCTATGGGGCCGATATAGCCGGATTTTAGTATCTTAGAAACCAGAATGGAAGTAGGACCGTCTGCGGCACCAATCATACCGATTGAAGCTGCATCGTTAATATCAAAACCTAAAATAACAGCAAGTAAGATTGTAAAAAAGATACCAAACTGTGCAGCTGCACCAAATAGAAACATCTTAGGATTTGATAGTAAGGGACCGAAATCGATCATAGCACCGATACCGATAAATAACAAGATGGGTAGAGCTTCTGAAGCATCAATACCTGTTTCAAACAGCCATTCAATAATACCGGTGGCTTCTTCGTTTAAACCTTCAAGTTTTTGTGTTAGTACACCGGAGTCGGGAAGGTTAACTAAGATTGCACCAAATCCCATAGGGAGAAGTAGAGCCGGTTCAAAGCCTTTTTCTATGGCTAGGTAAATAAGCAGAAGGCCGACACCGTACATTACCCATTGTTGCCAGGTAATAGACATAAACCCAGAAAATAAAAACTCCATAAAGCAAGTCCTCCTTAGTTATCTACATTTTCCATCCGCCAAGCACAAAAAAATCACTGTATGACAATCAGAAAACTTGTCCACAGTTTTTAGTAAAAAAATGTACACGGTCTTGGATATGTATTGAAATCTTCTTCATTGTAGCTCATTATCAGTGGATGTGTCAATCATGTTTAGGATTATTTATGTGCAAATTCCTTTCAAATCCATACAGATATTATTGTGCTTTTTTATTCGTTCTAATAACCATATATTCCTAATAAAGTATAAAGGATGACACTTAATATAAATCAAACAAAATATATAAAAACACAACATAATAATACAAGAAAACCTATAAAAACTGCCGAATCAATATGTGTAAAATCACGAAAATAATAATAAAAATACAGAAGACTTGCACAAAGATTACAAACGTGTTACTATCAAAATATGGCAAGACTAATCAAAAATATAATAGGGAGTTGAACAATATGGGAAATGATTTAACCTTTTTTCAGGTAGTATCTATTGTGATTTCAGCCTTAGCTTTTGTAACGGCATTTTGGCTCTATCGCTGGGTGTCATCACAACCCTCATCTAACAAAAAAATAGCTGAGGTAGGTAAATTGATACAAAACGGTGCTAATACATTTCTTGCTAAGGAATACAAGACCTTGGTACGTTTTTGTTCAGTTGTTGCATTACTTATTCTTGTTTTCTTACCTTCTCCCATTTGGAAAGGTAACATAGTAGATAATATCTCCATGGTAGCATCTTACATATTAGGTACGGTCTTATCTGCAATTGCAGGTAAAATCGGTATCAGTATAGCAACCATTGCAAATATGAAATCAGCGGAAGCGGCTACGAAAGGAATTAAGCCTTCTTTTATGGCAGGATATCGTGGGGGAGCAGTTATGGGAATGGCAGTGGTAGGTTCTAGCTTACTGGGAGTAACTTTAGTCCTTATGCTTACCGGCAATACCACGGTATTACTAGGCTTCTCCTTTGGTGCCAGTTCCCTAGCCTTATTTGCCAAGGCCGGAGGAGGAATTTTTACCAAGACTGCAGACGTAAGTGCAGACCTTGCCGGTAAAGTAGAACTTGGTATTCCTGAGGATGATCCTAGAAATCCGGCAGTTATTGCAGATAATGTTGGGGATAATGTAGGGGACGTTGCCGGTATGGGTGCGGATTTATTTGATTCAAACGTAGCATCCATGGCTGCTGCCTTAGTTATGGCTGCTTCTCTTAGTAATTCAGAGAAAAATATGGGCATGGTACTTTGCTATGCGGCCATAGGTTTGTTGGCCTCTATTATCGGTGTATTTACAGCTAATATGAAGGAAGGGGCAGATCCTACCAGAGCCCTTAATATGAACACCTATGTTACAACCGCCATATATGGCGTACTGACAGCTGTGGCTACTTATATTTTTGATTTTAATTGGCGTATCTGGGGAGCCAGTGCCATAGGACTTATAGTAGGTGTTATTATCGGTATCGCTACGGACTACTTTACCAATGACAATAAGAAACCTGTAAAAATGGTGGCAAAAGCCTGTGAGTCAGGTCCGGCATTTACTATTACTTCAGGTGTATCCTATGGTCTTGTAAGTACTCTTCCTGCAATGATTGGAATCGGAGTATCTGCCTTAGCCGCATATAAACTTGTTGCTCCTTTAGGAGCCGGCGGTAATGAAGTGGCATACGGTATGTATGGTATTTCTATGGCAGCAGTAGGTATGCTTTCTATAGTAGGTATGATTATATCTAACGATGCCTACGGTCCCATTGTTGATAATGCCCGTGGTCTTGTGGAAATGGGAGACTTAGGGGATAAGGCACTGGAGATAACCGACTCATTAGACAGTGCCGGTAATACTGTTAAAGCAATAACCAAGGGCTTTTCTATAGGAGCCGCAGGACTTACGGTTATAGCCTTATTGGGAGCTTTTATTACAGAGGTTAATGATGCCATTGTGGCTTTAGGATTAAATGTAGAAAAGGTTACCGGCTTTGATGTAACCAATCCAACTGTATTTTTCGGATTATTAGTAGGGGCTGCTATACCTCCGGTATTTTCAGCAATGCTTATGCTGGGTGTAGATCGTAACGCACAAAGGATGATAGCTGAAATTCATCGTCAATTTAGAGAAATAGCCGGCTTAAAAGAAGGTAAAGAAGGAGTAAAACCGGAATATGATAAATGTATAGAAATTGCTACGGTGGGAGCTTTAAAAGAGTTGATTCCTGCAGGTCTTATGGCTATAATCTCCACATTGCTAGTGGGATTAATAGGTGGTGTTCATGCTGTGGGGGGCTTTATTACCGGTAATATAGTAAGCGGACTGATATTTGCCCTGTTTATGTCCAACTCAGGTGGACTGTGGGATAATACTAAGAAGTACATCGAAGCCGGAAATCACGGGGGAAAGAATTCAAAAGCACATAAGGCCGGTGTAGTGGGAGATACGGTCGGGGATCCCTTTAAAGATACGGCCGGTCCGTCAATCAATACACAGATTACTGTAGTATCATTAGTGGCTTCTATAGCAGCTACACTGTTTTTGACTATTTCAATATTTTAAACAATAAAGTTTTGGATAATAATGTATATATTTGCCGCAACCGGGTACTTGTATTCGGTTGCGGTTTTTTTGGTTATTATATGGGGCTTAGTTGCTATTTGGTGGATTTTGGTGTATAATTAGAAAAAAGCGCAAGATATGGTGTTTGTATAGATATGCGGCTTTTATCCTGATTCTTCGGAGGCAACCATAATGAAAAAACTCATATTCTACATAGGATTGTTTTTTGTTATGATTTTTTTAACCACCGGTTGTAGCAAATCCGGCGGCTACTATAGAAGTGGTAAAAACTACTTTATAAGCGGAGACTACCACAAAGCGGCTGAGAATTTTTCTTTGTCCATTACTAAAAACCCCAATAAGGCAGAATATTATATAGATTATGGTATGGCATTAATTGGGCTTGGACAGTACCAAGAAGCATTTGTGCAATTTGATAAAGTTATTATGGACAAGAAGATTACCATTGTTCTTAAAAATAATAAGAGGGCTTTAAGAGGAAAAGGTATTGCTTATTTTATGATGCAGGATTTTCAGGAAGCAATAAATCAGTTTGACAAAGCCTTAGATATTAATGTATTATCAGAACTGGATTTGGACATATTGTATTATAAGGGAAGAGCCTTGACAAATATCGGTGATTTTAAAGAAGCTGCAGCAACTTACAGCAGAATCATCGATCAATTTGGACAAGATGCCCAGGTACTGGCCGATCGTGCCTATACATATCATAAAAGTGGAGAATATGTAGAAGGATTAAATGATTATGATAAGGCCATTACCTTGCAAAGTGATAAATTTGATTACTATTTTGGCAAGTACTATCTGCTTATGGATATGGGAAAGCCTAATGAGGCACAGGAGGTCCTAAGACAGGCAGAAGAAATAAAAATTATTACTAAAGCGGATAAGTATAATCTGGCAAAGGTTCATTTTTATCAAGGTTTGTATGATCAAGCTATTTATGAACTTAGCGAAAGTGCAGGCAATGGATTTGTAGAAGCTAATTTTTATATTGGTGAAATCTACAATCATAAAAAGGATTATCCTACTGCAAAATATTATTATGAAAAATATATAGAAGAAGGAGGAGTTCCCCTACCATGGATATATAGTCAGATTGCATCCTGCCTTATGAAAACCGGTGAATATAAACAGGCTATCCCTTATTTGGAAACTGGTATAAACTATGCCCATAATGATATGAAGAGGGAACTTCTAAAAAGTTTAATTATTGTCTATGAAAATTTGGGGGATTTTGAGAATGCTTTGATAAAGCTTGAAAGCTATCTTGCTTCTTATCCCGGGGATGAGGATGCTAAAAGAGAAGAGATTTTTTTAAAGTCCAGAACTAAGGAATTTAGCACTACAAATAATCCATAAAAGAGGTAATCATGGCAAAGCTATATGACATTGAAGAAGCAAAGGAACAGTTTGTACTGATAGGTGTATCTGTTTCCGATAATGATGATACAAAAGAATCCTTAGAAGAGTTAAAGGAATTGGTGGAAACAGCCGGTGCTTTAACTGTTGGAATGGTTATTCAAAACAGGGAGAAAATCCATCCGGCAACTTATATAGGAAAAGGTAAGATTGAAGAAGTAAGGCAGATGATTTTTGAAGCAGATGCAACCGGTGTAATCTGTGATGATGAATTATCCCCTGCTCAGCTAAAAAATCTTGAGGATGCCTTACAGACAAAAGTTTTGGATCGAACCATTCTTATATTAGATATATTTGCAAAGAGGGCGACTACTAAGGAAGGAAAACTTCAAGTTGAGTTGGCCCAGCTTAAGTTTAGTTCCACCAGGCTTATCGGTTTAAGAAATTCCTTATCAAGACTTGGTGGCGGTATCGGTACAAGAGGCCCCGGTGAGAAGAAATTGGAGATTGACCGGCGCCATATTAGGGAACGAATATCCCAGCTTAAACGGGAATTAGATGATTTGGAAAAAAACAGGGAAACAGCCAGAAGCCTTAGAAGCAGGAGCAAGATTCCTGTAGTAGCTATTGTAGGCTATACCAATGCCGGCAAATCTACTTTATTAAATTATTTGACAGGTGCGGGGGTTTTAGAAGAGGATAAGCTCTTTGCAACCCTAGACCCCACTACCAGAAGTTATACCATGGAAAGCGGGCAGCAGGTATTATTTACAGATACGGTTGGTTTTATACGAAAACTTCCCCACCATCTTATAGAGGCCTTTCGCAGTACCTTAGAAGAGGCTAAATATGCAGATATAATATTACATGTAGTAGACAGTATAAATCCCGATCTTTACAAACAGATGCATATAGTATATGATACATTGGCTAAACTGGGAATTAGGGACAAAGCTATTATTACGGTATTTAATAAACAGGATTTGATTATATCAGAACAGGCCCTAAAGGATTTTAAGGCAGATTATACGGTTAAGATTTCTGCTAAAACCGGAG
This genomic interval from Herbinix luporum contains the following:
- a CDS encoding OadG family transporter subunit, with translation MGENVMYALEIMGKGMASIFVVIILLTLIVMLMAKIGESSTKSKGQNNQE
- a CDS encoding glycoside hydrolase family 2 protein, which produces MNVKDAIRTLLFKRKNMIFNQLYTVWGENLDDEKVLTEYPRPQLKRSNYTILNGYWKYNITKEDVKPPYYDGKILVPFSPESALSKVMRQVKPGEILWYERPLIVEEKPYGKRLILHFGAVDQSCEILINYKKIEQHMGGYLPFSVDITDYITEGGNLLTVKVKDFSDKSYHSRGKQKLRRGGMFYTAQSGIWQTVWMEWVPQVHISSLSITPLVDESSIRLSINLNRPIRNSQEDRKMQQKFFKVDIYDHGKRIYSIIDDKPTLDIPMKNFTFWSPENPYLYDMVIRAGEDVVESYFAMRKVEIKEDEEGVPRIYLNNKPYFQNGLLDQGYWPDGLYTAPSDEAMIFDIEQAKALGFNMLRKHLKIEPLRWYYHCDRLGMLVWQDMVNGGGRYNKLLVGYLPTVFPKVQSLIKDRCYFLFGRTSKKGRLEWIEECEETIKHLYNNPSIVTWVPFNEAWGQFDANKICQLIRSVDNSRLIDHASGWYDQKGGDFKSIHNYFHPLKYKKDKYNRAVVLSEFGGYACYIRKHSYSPMVYGYRIYTDTNSLEEAVKKLYKEDIERLKKEGLSAAVYTQLSDVEDEVNGLFTYDRKVCKVTKPLI
- a CDS encoding sodium-translocating pyrophosphatase, with amino-acid sequence MGNDLTFFQVVSIVISALAFVTAFWLYRWVSSQPSSNKKIAEVGKLIQNGANTFLAKEYKTLVRFCSVVALLILVFLPSPIWKGNIVDNISMVASYILGTVLSAIAGKIGISIATIANMKSAEAATKGIKPSFMAGYRGGAVMGMAVVGSSLLGVTLVLMLTGNTTVLLGFSFGASSLALFAKAGGGIFTKTADVSADLAGKVELGIPEDDPRNPAVIADNVGDNVGDVAGMGADLFDSNVASMAAALVMAASLSNSEKNMGMVLCYAAIGLLASIIGVFTANMKEGADPTRALNMNTYVTTAIYGVLTAVATYIFDFNWRIWGASAIGLIVGVIIGIATDYFTNDNKKPVKMVAKACESGPAFTITSGVSYGLVSTLPAMIGIGVSALAAYKLVAPLGAGGNEVAYGMYGISMAAVGMLSIVGMIISNDAYGPIVDNARGLVEMGDLGDKALEITDSLDSAGNTVKAITKGFSIGAAGLTVIALLGAFITEVNDAIVALGLNVEKVTGFDVTNPTVFFGLLVGAAIPPVFSAMLMLGVDRNAQRMIAEIHRQFREIAGLKEGKEGVKPEYDKCIEIATVGALKELIPAGLMAIISTLLVGLIGGVHAVGGFITGNIVSGLIFALFMSNSGGLWDNTKKYIEAGNHGGKNSKAHKAGVVGDTVGDPFKDTAGPSINTQITVVSLVASIAATLFLTISIF
- the hflX gene encoding GTPase HflX produces the protein MAKLYDIEEAKEQFVLIGVSVSDNDDTKESLEELKELVETAGALTVGMVIQNREKIHPATYIGKGKIEEVRQMIFEADATGVICDDELSPAQLKNLEDALQTKVLDRTILILDIFAKRATTKEGKLQVELAQLKFSSTRLIGLRNSLSRLGGGIGTRGPGEKKLEIDRRHIRERISQLKRELDDLEKNRETARSLRSRSKIPVVAIVGYTNAGKSTLLNYLTGAGVLEEDKLFATLDPTTRSYTMESGQQVLFTDTVGFIRKLPHHLIEAFRSTLEEAKYADIILHVVDSINPDLYKQMHIVYDTLAKLGIRDKAIITVFNKQDLIISEQALKDFKADYTVKISAKTGEGVDKLLELIEKVLMEQKVFIEELISYKEAGKIHTIRKYGQLLEEEYREDGIFVKAYIPKEFAGNISAFN
- a CDS encoding ATP-dependent metallopeptidase FtsH/Yme1/Tma family protein; this translates as MRKIMIPVMSILLLALIVAGIYSINKPKKELSYPAFLEAVNNGQVQEVIYSEEGANFEAYLKEEANRKYEVTNPKSENFVEFLLLNNIKVSHKNNNATGFFGVFFVAIIAFAIIYYTRGGNSSKNLISKANKKDKEDKKITLDSVAGNVEAKSMVEDIIGFIKNPSLYSQVGARMPKGLLFYGPPGTGKTLMAKAIAGEADVPFYAMSGSDFVQMYVGVGASRIRTLFNKAKKHEKAVIFIDEIDAIGKKRARNSSASNDERDQTLNALLTEMSGFHDNQGIVVIGATNRLDTLDEALLRPGRFDRQIEIGLPDINSRKKILELHTKNKPLSDDVDLKALAKSTVGFSGAMLENLINEAAILAAKQQKKVISQSHIDRAFYTVLAGAPKTDLSYISYREREITAYHEAGHALATKLLLPENYISKVTIIPSVKGAGGFNLSIPKDSMYQSQRQILANIKMLLAGRAAEELIFGSQEITTGAGNDIQKASSLVVDYTNKFGMDPDMGLFSTYILQEGIDQELLEKCRSIINTLYEETKELLSQNIYALKNIARELLIKESLTGEDIEDLIA
- a CDS encoding S8 family peptidase codes for the protein MDSGIVDNQLNLALDVPEDVRERTLDLDVGYEPQTNTWELIIKYSGSLDRIREDLDIAVVELSGGYAIITIAENLIDRLLNYEEIEFIEKPKRLFYEVDEGRAASCINPIQLSPYNLFGRGVLVAILDSGIDYSHPDFRNEDGTTRIVALWDQTIPGNPPEGFRIGSLYTREQINEALTFPMPQRLDIVPSTDLSGHGTHVAGIAAGNGRASNGRYRGVASESELLVVKLGESISGSFPRTTQLMEALDFVVQYAIDLNRPLAVNISFGNNYGSHTGRSLLESFINDISNRGRTSIVVGTGNEGAQGNHAWGILQMGVVETVAFAVSEFEFSLNLQIWKNYYDHFDISIIAPNGVRVGPIPRRLGTQQFRVAQTEILLYYGEPTPYNPQQEIYIEFIPMQDFINSGVWMIELVPRRIIVGNYDMWLPSGGAKNPATRFLVSSEFTTLTIPSTAYRVISVGAYNAYTESLAPFSGRGYTRDMQIKPDIVAPGVNINSCAPGGGYAIRSGTSMATPFVTGSAALLMEWGIVRGNDLYLYGEKLKSYLIDGARQLRIENVYPNRTLGYGALCLENTFRNII
- a CDS encoding sodium ion-translocating decarboxylase subunit beta; this translates as MEFLFSGFMSITWQQWVMYGVGLLLIYLAIEKGFEPALLLPMGFGAILVNLPDSGVLTQKLEGLNEEATGIIEWLFETGIDASEALPILLFIGIGAMIDFGPLLSNPKMFLFGAAAQFGIFFTILLAVILGFDINDAASIGMIGAADGPTSILVSKILKSGYIGPIAVAAYSYMALVPIVQPFAIKLVTTKKERLIRMEYNPKSVTRTTRILFPIIVTFIAGLIAPSSVALVGFLMFGNLIRECGVLNALSETAQNTLANLITLLLGITISFSMQADQFVNYKTLMIMGLGLLAFIFDTIGGVLFAKILNLFLKKDKKINPMVGAAGISAFPMSARVVQKMGLKEDPSNHLLMHAISANVSGQIASVVAGGVIIKIVNAILQNMA
- a CDS encoding tetratricopeptide repeat protein, which translates into the protein MKKLIFYIGLFFVMIFLTTGCSKSGGYYRSGKNYFISGDYHKAAENFSLSITKNPNKAEYYIDYGMALIGLGQYQEAFVQFDKVIMDKKITIVLKNNKRALRGKGIAYFMMQDFQEAINQFDKALDINVLSELDLDILYYKGRALTNIGDFKEAAATYSRIIDQFGQDAQVLADRAYTYHKSGEYVEGLNDYDKAITLQSDKFDYYFGKYYLLMDMGKPNEAQEVLRQAEEIKIITKADKYNLAKVHFYQGLYDQAIYELSESAGNGFVEANFYIGEIYNHKKDYPTAKYYYEKYIEEGGVPLPWIYSQIASCLMKTGEYKQAIPYLETGINYAHNDMKRELLKSLIIVYENLGDFENALIKLESYLASYPGDEDAKREEIFLKSRTKEFSTTNNP